DNA sequence from the Paenibacillus physcomitrellae genome:
CGTCATAACGCTGCCTTCGCTCTCCAGCAGCTGGATGAACAGATCATATTCCGTTTTGGTCAAGTCGATCTGCTCGCCTTTGCGGTAAACCGCCATCTTCTTGCGGTCGACCCAAAGGTCTTTGAAGATAGCCGGAGAAGTGCCGGCCAGCAGCCGCGAAGCAACGGGACGTTTGCCCTCCGAGCTGCGGATAATCCGCTGGGTGTGATAAACGAGCTCCTGCGGACGGCAAGGCCATACCAGCAGCTCCTTGCGTTTGTAATCCTCGTCCATACCGCCCAGCATATCTTCACGGATTAAATACAAGATCGGCACGCCGCCTGTATCCACTGAACCTAACGAGCGTACAATCGCCGCATCCTGTTCCCGGTACCGGGTCAGGTCAAAGATAAGCAAATCGGCTGAAAGGGCATTGCGAATGCCTTCTTCACGGTGATGGAACACCATCACATCAAAGCAGCCTTCCGACAGGTCGCGGACCAATTCGTAGATGCCGCCTGGAACAGGGCTGATCACAATAACCCGCTGAGTCACCGGGCAAGCCTCTACGAAAGGCATAGCTTCATTCTCCATATAAACTGTACTCATCCGTTGTTTCTCTTCTTCAAACACTGCGGACACATCCCTCCGAAGACTACATGTGCATGATGCACGTCGTAACCCGTTTCAATAGCCACTGCTTTCTTCCAATCTTCCGGAACCGACGAC
Encoded proteins:
- a CDS encoding winged helix-turn-helix transcriptional regulator, coding for MSTVYMENEAMPFVEACPVTQRVIVISPVPGGIYELVRDLSEGCFDVMVFHHREEGIRNALSADLLIFDLTRYREQDAAIVRSLGSVDTGGVPILYLIREDMLGGMDEDYKRKELLVWPCRPQELVYHTQRIIRSSEGKRPVASRLLAGTSPAIFKDLWVDRKKMAVYRKGEQIDLTKTEYDLFIQLLESEGSVMTREDLLASVWGTTFLGGSNVVDVHIKSLRKKLGDRAASPDYIATVRGVGYRLAD